CGTCGGGGACATCCACGCGGTGATGGCGCGCGGGGAGTCCTCGTTCGTGGCCATCGAGATCGCCGGTCGGGCCACCGTCAGCGTCGACGTGGTCAAGGGTCGGAGCATCCGGGGCCCGCAGCTGGACACCGGCACCGAGTACGTCTGCGTCGGCCTCGGCGACCCGGTGCAGGAGTCGATCACGATGGCGTACGAGTCGCTGTTCTCGGTGCTCGTCGACGAGCGGGGCTGGGACCCGCACGACGCCTACGTGGTGATGAGCGCGCTCGCGCCGACCGAGCTCGGCGGGCCGACCGGGTCGGTGGACCCCGACCCGCTGCACCCGTTCCGCGCGGTGGGCGCCGTCACCCTGGCCCGCATCGCCAAGGACGTGCTGGAGGCGGGCGCCCGGCGCTGACCCCGATGACCGTGCGGGTACCGGGTAGGTGATCCTGGGAAGATCATCCGCAGAGCCGAAGGAGCGACATGACGACCACCGTCGACACGTCCATCGAGGTCAACCTCCCCGTCCGCACGGTCTACAACCAGTGGACCCAGTTCGCCGAGTTCCCCCACTTCATGGGCGGCGTGGAGAGCGTCACCCAGCTCGGCGACGACCGCATGCACTGGGTCGCCGAGATCGCCGGCATCAGGCGTGAGTGGGACGCCCGCGTCCTCGAGCAGGTCCCCGACCAACGCGTCGCGTGGGCGGCCGTCGAGGGCGCCACGAACGCCGGCGCCGTCACCTTCGAGGACCTGGGTGGTCGCACCAGGGTCAACCTGTTCCTCGAGTACGAGCCCGAGGGCGTGGTCGAGAAGATCGGCGACAAGCTGGACGTCGTCGAGCGCCAGGCCAAGAACGACCTCGAGCGCTTCAAGGCCTTCGTCGAGGCGGAGGGCTACGCCACCGGCGCCTGGCGCGGGACCGTCGCCGGCGAGGGCCACGTCGGGACGCCCGGCGTCGAGCGCGCCGCCGCCTCGCGCGGTGACGACGGCAAGGCGGGTGTGACCGGCAAGGCCGTCGCCACCGGGGTGGGCATCGCCGCCGCGGCCGCGGCCGTCGCGGCCGGCGCGGCCGCCGCCAGCGCCAAGAAGTCGGCGGCCGAGGCCGAGGCCGCGGTCCCGGTCACGCCGCCGGTGCACGAGCCGGTGACGACCTCCTTCGACGCGACCGAGGCCCCGGCCACCCCCGTCGCCTCCGTGGACCCGCTCGACCCGACGCCGCTGCCCCCGGGCACCGCCGGGGTGCGGACCGACGGCATGGACGAGCCGACGGGCGCCGGTCGCTCGGACGTCTGACCTCCGCCGCGCCCACCGGGGGCGGGGAATAGCGGTTCCCGGCCTCCGGTTGGCCCTGGGGTGACGACGCTGCTGAACTCCGCCCCGAACCCCCCCGGCACCCCGACCGGCGACCGGCCGCTGACGCTCTCCGTGCTGGACCTGATCCCCGTGCGCGGGGGCCAGACGACCGCCGAGGCCCTGCGGGCCACCATCGCGCTGGCCCAGGCCGCCGAGGCCGCCGGCGTGCACCGCTACTGGGTCGCCGAGCACCACAACATGGCCGCGGTCGCGTCCACGAACCCGCCCGTCCTGATCGCGATCCTGGCCGCGGCCACCGCCCGGATGAAGATCGGCTCCGGCGGGATGATGCTGCCGAACCACGCCCCGCTGGTCGTCGCCGAGCAGTTCGCCCTCCTCGAGGCCGCCCACCCGGGCCGGATCGACCTGGGCATCGGCCGCGCCCCGGGCAGCGACCCGGTGACCAGCTACGCGCTGCGCCACAACGGGCCCGAGACCGCCGACGCGAACCGGTTCGACGAGGTCGTCGACAACGTGCTGGCCATGCTGGAGCCCGAGGGCGTCGGCCTCCAGGTGCAGGGCCGCAGCTACCCGCTGCGCGCCACCCCGCAGGCCGTCGGGGTCCCCGAGGTGTGGCTGCTCGGCTCGTCCGACTACTCGGCCCGGCTCGCCGCGGCCAAGGGCCTCCCCTACGTGTTCGCCCACCACTTCTCGGGCGAGGGCACGGCCCAGATCATGGACCTGTACCGCTCCGGCTTCCGGCCCTCCGAGCTGCTGGCCGCCCCGAAGACCTTCCTCACGGTCAACGTGGTCGTCGCCGAGACCCAGGAGGAGGCGGAGCGGCTCGCCCGCCCCCAGCTGCTGGCCATGGTCGCGCTGCGCACCGGCGGCGAGCTCAAGGCGCAGCTGAGCGTCGAGGAGGCCGAGCGCACCGTGCTGGCCGAGTCGCACGCCGCCCTCGCCGAGCAGATGCGCACCCGCTGGGTGATCGGCACCCCCGACACCGCGCTGGCCGAGCTGACCGCGCTGGCGACCCGCTTCGGTGTCGACGAGGTGATGGTCCACCCGGTCGCCGGCTCGTCGGAGTCCGACCCCGCCGACCGCTCCCCCGCCCGCGAGGCGACCCTGCAGCTGCTGGCCCGGGCCGCCGCCCGCCGCTAGCGGAGCACGCCCCCGCGCTTGCGGCGCAGGGTGGTGGTGACGATCTCGACGACCCCGCGGACGACGGCGACGCCGACCACCCCGAGCATCACCCGCTTGGAGATGGAGTCGAGCCGCTCGACGATCGGCTCCAGGTCGCCGGTCCGCAGGTGCACCTCGGGACCGCCCTCGTCGAGCATGGCCTGCAGCCGGCGCAGCTGGACGGGCAGCTGGGTGGCGATCTCCAGGGCGTCGACGCCGGCCTCGGCCAGGTGCCGGGCCACGGACGCCGGTGAGTACCGGGCGGCGACGAGTCGCTGCGCGTACGGCCCGAGGACCTCCTCGATGTTGAAGGACGGGTCGAGCGAGACGCCCATCCCCTCCGTCATCACCACCATCTTGAGCACGAGCGAGAACTCCCGCGGCAGCTGCAGGTGCCGTCGCCGCATCACCGACAGCACCTCGCGGATCAGCTTGCCGACCGCGATGTCGGCGATCGGCAGGTCGTCGTACAGCTTGACGATGGCCTGCATGTCACGGCTGAGCTCGCCGAGGTCCACCCGCTGCGTCGAGGTGGAGAGGCGGGCCAGCGCCGCGGCGATGCGGTGCGGGTCCTTCCGGGTCAGCGCGACCAGCAGGACGCCCAGCCGCTCCCGCAGCTCGGCGTCGACGACGCCCACCATGCCGAAGTCGATCAGGCCGATCCGGCCGTCGGGTTCGATGAAGAGGTTCCCGGGGTGCGGGTCGGCGTGGAAGAAGCCGTCGTCGAAGATCATCTGCGCGACGACCTCGGTGGCCCGGGCGGCCAGCGCCGGCCGGTCGATGCCCGCCGCGTCGAGGGCCTCCAGGTCGCTCACCTTGAGCCCGCGGATCCGCTCCAGGGTCAGCACCCGGGTCGTCGTCGTCTCCCAGTAGACCTTCGGGATGTGCACCCCGGGGTTGTCGGCGAAGTTCTGGGCGAACTTCTCGGCGTTGCGGCCCTCGGCCAGGTAGTCGAGCTCGGCCCGCAGCGTGCGCGAGAACTCCTCGGCCAGGCCGGGCAGGTCGTAGTCGGCAGCATCCTCCCAGCGACGCGCGGCCTGCGCGGCGAGGTTCTGCAGGATCTCCAGGTCGACGTCGACCTGCTCGACCGCCCCCGGCCGACGGACCTTGACGACCACCTCGGTGCCGTCGTGCAGCGTCGCCGCGTGCGCCTGGCCGATGGAGGCGCTGGCCAGCGGGCTGAGGTCGAACTCCTGGAAGAGGGACTCGACCGACGCGCCGAGCTCAGCCTCCAGCACCTGCTGGATCGTGGCTTCGGGTACCGCGGGCACCGCGTCCTGCAGCTTGGCCAGCTCGCCCAGGTAGGTCGGCGGCAGCAGGTCGGGGCGGGTCGAGAGCAGCTGCCCCAGCTTCACGAAGGCCGGGCCCAGCTCCTCCAGCGCCAGCCGGACGTGCGCGGCCGTCGAGTAGCTGTGCTGCGAGCGGTGCGCCACCCGGGCGATGCTGTGCCGGAACGGGATGTAGCGCTCGATGCCGGACGCGCCGAGCAGCACGCCCAGCCCGTGCCGGGCCAGCGTCTCCGCGATCACGCGGTACCGCTCGAGGTGCTGCACGATCGCCATGGGTGTCGGCTCCGCCTCTCCTGGTCGGGGGCCGGACACCGAGCCTAAGGGGCGCGACGGGCGCGCTCCCCCAGCCCCTCGGTCAGTCGAAGAACGCGGGGACGTCGAGGACGCCCCCGGCGGCGGCGAAGTCGTCGTCGACGGAGCGGCGGAAGTCGGGGTCGGCGAGGTAGTCGGCGGCGACCGCGGCCAGTCCCCGCGCCGCGTCGGCCAGCACGGCGTCCGCCGTCGGGGTGACCGCGGCTGCGGCGAACTCCCGGGTGTGCAGCGAGACGTCGCTGTCGGCGATCTTGACCATGGCGTGCAGCCCGGGCACCCGGTAGGAGACGTTGCCGAAGTCGGTCGAGCCGGCGAAGGTGCTGGGCACCACGTCGGGCGCCACCATGGCGTGACCGAGGTCGCCGTAGCGCCGGTTCCAGGCCGCGGCGAGCGGCCCGTTCGTCCGCAGCGGCAGGTAGGGCGGGGCGTCGTCCCAGCTGA
The window above is part of the Friedmanniella luteola genome. Proteins encoded here:
- a CDS encoding SRPBCC family protein, which codes for MTTTVDTSIEVNLPVRTVYNQWTQFAEFPHFMGGVESVTQLGDDRMHWVAEIAGIRREWDARVLEQVPDQRVAWAAVEGATNAGAVTFEDLGGRTRVNLFLEYEPEGVVEKIGDKLDVVERQAKNDLERFKAFVEAEGYATGAWRGTVAGEGHVGTPGVERAAASRGDDGKAGVTGKAVATGVGIAAAAAAVAAGAAAASAKKSAAEAEAAVPVTPPVHEPVTTSFDATEAPATPVASVDPLDPTPLPPGTAGVRTDGMDEPTGAGRSDV
- a CDS encoding LLM class flavin-dependent oxidoreductase, with translation MTTLLNSAPNPPGTPTGDRPLTLSVLDLIPVRGGQTTAEALRATIALAQAAEAAGVHRYWVAEHHNMAAVASTNPPVLIAILAAATARMKIGSGGMMLPNHAPLVVAEQFALLEAAHPGRIDLGIGRAPGSDPVTSYALRHNGPETADANRFDEVVDNVLAMLEPEGVGLQVQGRSYPLRATPQAVGVPEVWLLGSSDYSARLAAAKGLPYVFAHHFSGEGTAQIMDLYRSGFRPSELLAAPKTFLTVNVVVAETQEEAERLARPQLLAMVALRTGGELKAQLSVEEAERTVLAESHAALAEQMRTRWVIGTPDTALAELTALATRFGVDEVMVHPVAGSSESDPADRSPAREATLQLLARAAARR
- a CDS encoding ABC1 kinase family protein; this encodes MAIVQHLERYRVIAETLARHGLGVLLGASGIERYIPFRHSIARVAHRSQHSYSTAAHVRLALEELGPAFVKLGQLLSTRPDLLPPTYLGELAKLQDAVPAVPEATIQQVLEAELGASVESLFQEFDLSPLASASIGQAHAATLHDGTEVVVKVRRPGAVEQVDVDLEILQNLAAQAARRWEDAADYDLPGLAEEFSRTLRAELDYLAEGRNAEKFAQNFADNPGVHIPKVYWETTTTRVLTLERIRGLKVSDLEALDAAGIDRPALAARATEVVAQMIFDDGFFHADPHPGNLFIEPDGRIGLIDFGMVGVVDAELRERLGVLLVALTRKDPHRIAAALARLSTSTQRVDLGELSRDMQAIVKLYDDLPIADIAVGKLIREVLSVMRRRHLQLPREFSLVLKMVVMTEGMGVSLDPSFNIEEVLGPYAQRLVAARYSPASVARHLAEAGVDALEIATQLPVQLRRLQAMLDEGGPEVHLRTGDLEPIVERLDSISKRVMLGVVGVAVVRGVVEIVTTTLRRKRGGVLR